One Vitis vinifera cultivar Pinot Noir 40024 chromosome 15, ASM3070453v1 genomic window, aaaaaaaaaaaccttatttctaaaacaaattcataaatactattttctatcaaaaattattaaatacattttcaaTCTTGAAAAGtcaggtttttatttttaagtatagaaaattgttcttaaaaatattttttgacaaactctttttaatttaaaataattttaattatttttcttctcttgtcCTTTATCTCCCTATTTTCTATGCTACACATTTTTCCACTTATTTTCCCCCAACAAACATGGAAAGTTTTCGTGAAGGTTTTTCCATATGTATGTATACAAGAGAGTCGTGTTTGACCAACTAAAGCCATGGATTGTGGGGTGGGTTTGGGGCATATCCAAATCgtacattttttttagaaagggGGTTACATTCTACATTGTACATCAATAATGAGGTAAGGGAGGTTGAAGAAGAAGTGTCATTTTCCTCCCATCCAAACACTTTTCCAACAAGCAGAGAATTGATTGGTTGCAGCCTTGCAGGAATAGAACTTTTCTTTGCTTTCCAATTTTAATGATGAAAAGGGTTAAAGGCACTCTCTTCatcctttaaaattatttacttgAACTTAGATTCCACTCTCACCatcttatcaaattattaaattatttaatagtttttcagtggaatatctttaattttgttttcataaatGGGAATAAGATGGAGGATGAAAttattcaaaggaaaaaaaaaagaaataaaatattaaaagatccAACTTATTTGGTTTTGggaaagtttgaagaaaaaatgggagataaataaaacaaagagaaaatatatagaaaaagaaaaaaaaatagatttaaagataataaatttaattcatgtttatattcagtttttttttaataataaaataaatattttattatgaaacaTAACTCTTTTGGACAAAAACTTTAACActttaggataaaaaattaatgatataaaaatgttaaaataaagttcaatacttgaaaattattttttcaaatatgggtatctcattatttaatatttttttaataattttaataaaacatttttattgagAGTAGGGGTGATAGGGTATGTACCACATCAAGATCCCAAAATTGAACCATTCACACATTCAACAATCACTAGTGGGGGGTGGGGACTCCCTTTATTCACATATAGGAGTGATTCCCATCGTAGATTCTCCACTACCCCCACCATTTATGCCGATTAAGACCCTTGTGGTCACCATTACTATTGCACACACATCTTCAACTATATCATAAAGTTTAACATTACtcaactttaaattaaatttagaaaaaaaaaatcaatttaaataattttaattcaatactTCTCATTGGTTTAAAAAAACCTAAGAGATGACCAATAAAATTAACATTAGAGTTACttgtatttaaataaaattaatctcTTAATAATGGGTTTaggagtgattttagaaagcatttataatatttataatacttgaatgatgaaaaattttaagtattaaaaatattaaaagttttttttataattactacCAAACATATTCTAATCTTATCgttaatcaatttattaatgGCGAGGGTTCAAGAAAAAATCTTTACATATACTCACAACTAGTATTACATCAtgtattaaaaagagaaaatgaaaacaaaataaatatcaagaaaaaaaaggctaaaACAAAATTACTAGCGAATCAATATCTTAATAAGAagtttatcatcatcatcatcatcgtcaATAATGGCAACCAGCTGAGTAGTGCCGCCTCCACGTCATTTTTCGGCAGCCCTGACAGGCGGCGATCCTCGTCTGTACGCTCTCGAACTCCGATATCCGGCAAGGTATGGTGATGCCACCTGGGTGCTGAAACCCATACTCCTCCTCGGATTCTCTCAGCAACTCACCAAACAATGGGTGGTTGAAGTATATCACCGGCACAAGGACTCGCTGGAAGTCGCCGTCTTTTTGACCCACGTACACCGCCAGATGACCTTTCGGAACCGTCGCCGCTGGCATCTCCTCACCCACCGGAAGGTAACCGGAGAAACAAGCCGGACCCGGGTTCAACGAACATATCCTCTTGGCTTTGGTTTTGAGACGTTGACCCCAGTTGCAGAGTCGAGAAATGGTCTTGGTCTTGCCGGTCGATTGCCCGAGACGGTGGTACCCAGATGGGTTTCGGCTTCGCCGGAAAAACCATCCGCAGAACTTGACGACCCGTTTTCCTAGTTTGAAGCCCCTGATCTTTCTCATGGTGTAAGTATTTGATGCGAGAGAAAAGTTCAGAAACTATAAATTCCcagaattttcaaaagaaatgaaaaggtaTTTGGCTCAGGAGAAAGGCCATGGATCTGCAACAGACATGGCGAGACGGAAGAGAGTGAGACAGACTTCAGAGAGAGAGGTGGGGATGTTGGACATGTTGCTGATCACTAGTTTCGCAGAAGAAGTATCTCATGAAGatgtaataaataaagtaaGCCACACCTTTTTGTCTTAAACCCTTTCTCTCCGTCAACACTTAACGTTGGCAGTGGAGGTGGCGTAGGTTGCGGCTATCGCGGCGGTGGCGGTGGAAGAGGAGAATATTGTGAGAGTTGAAACAAAGAGGAAGGTAGAGAGATTTATAGCGAGACACACGGCTGTGATTTGGTCGGCACGCGTTGGAGACTTAGAACAGTATACGATCAAATAAGTCAAAGGTCAGCTGAAGCAACGGCCAGATGCGAGTTCCTGCGAAGATGAGTAGCCTGCCATTACAATTCTTATCTAATTAAAACAAACCATAAAGGAATAATTTCATCCGTACACATAGAATACTTTCTTCTCAAATGGGCGGAAGAAAAATATGTCATCTACATCTCTTGAAATAGAAAAAGGTtggaattatttaattatttggaatattttaatttcctttaaaGATATTGACTTTTATagatatgaaattaaattaatttgttttctagAATTTACaacgattttcaaaaattattcccTAAAATAGGAATTTCAAATTAGATTATTCCTAAACTagtttttatgttaaaatatttttaaattaaaaattgttaaatacaTTATTTAGTctgaatttaaaaacaaaaacaaaaacaaaaaaacaaaaaaaatcaattttgaaaacagTCGGCAGCGTGCTTCGTGGAATCCTGGCTTGCATTTGGAGTGAGAGAAAATGGTTTCAAAGTAGAAAATTACTAAATTAGAGAGATTTCGGAGAAACTCTACACCTAACGACGTATACTTTTCAAATACGTGACAATGCCGTCAAAAGACCAAAAGGCTAGTCTCCGATAATTATCGTACTGCACGAATACATTAATCTCCTGCAACCTCCTTCTTTCTGCCGACACGTGGCTAACACGCGGGTCCCATTTTCCaaacaaaatgaataattaaatgCAGTGGGACCCGCATCCATCTAAACGGACGAAGGGTTATCCGCCTAACATCCATATTTactatataaataataaatattccAAACCGTTACGTGTCTCCACGAGCATAAACGTTTGACTTTAAATTCAGAATGGTGTGGACCATTCTTCAGTGCACCTGAAAAACACTCTATAAAATCTCCttcaataaatcaattgatCAAAATGGACTCCGGCGCCTTTGACCTTAAATACTCATTTCCGTACATATCGTACGCACTCCGTACGACGTCGTCTACAAACGGTGCTGAAAAATATGTGGGCCCAGGTGATGCCAATTTCCAAAAGTGGTAGGCCCAGCCCACTTTTTCCCGGAAGGAGACCATGGGCTGTCCTTTATTCTTTTCCCCAACCGGtccagaaaaatgaaaatatgaacaagcttttgaaaataaataaaacagaagacaaatcaaatcaatgtttttgttgttttcagaGGCTTCAATTTCCAAGTCCCAGCATGAAATCTAGTGATTTGGGTTAGTACAAAACACCCAAAATTTTgctttgaaaatcaaaatctttGACATTGGAAGAAAAACCGAAAGCAGAAAAATGGGGACCAAAAGGACAGATGTATGGCGTGTGGATGATGGAGGTTGGCGTTTGGTACAAAATTGGCAACTACTAGCACCATAGATTGTGGTGgaactttaaaaacattttatattgaaTTATCTTTATTTGACTAACCCATTTGTTGGgcccaaaaaaataattaaattaatttatttaagttaTCATATCACAACTTTTAACATTCATTGGTTTTAACAACAATAATACAATGATATAAAGTGGAGTCTCttaaaagtggaagaaatattaatttaatatcaataaaaaaatttaaggttaCATTTTAACTTCTCAATCTCGGACGGATTTTACGCTTTATCTCCCATATTTAAAACTCAAGACTTTGTTTTCTAGATTTGTTAAAATGCACATTTATTACCCAAGTTCAATATTATCACACTTCGTAGTTATATGTAAAAATTACGCATAGTCATATGAAAatctctttaaaataaaaattcagaactgataattattatattttaaaaatatttaagaaatttcACTTTAAgattaacaatttaaaattgattttacttaatattatattagtattcaaattaaagtacaaaaatgatcaatttttttatgtataattttatcGAAGATTTGTGATTAAGGGCAAAATGTCGGGTTTTAAATATGATAAGGTAAAATGTAGAACAAGGGATTTAACCCTAATAATTATGCATGGCACAAATAATcaaagatatttattttttattatttgaatggTTAAActatttattaatgaaattattaaagtcaaacttactttttctttttaatcctTTTTTCAGACATTTCAAGATTGAGATAAAATTCAATATGCCAACTACCAGTTGAAAACTTTGATTCCAATACTTGGTTGACACTAGTAACCCACATCCAAAGCTACTTTTCCAATTGTTTCAAACCTAGCTTTTGAAATGTGGACAAACAAATTATGTGTAGAGCATATATGCATATGACCTATTAAAGTGAACAAAGCTAAACAAATCTTGACAAAAGTGACAATGagatagtgattttaatttttaatttacccTGTTGTGGAAAAAGTGTATTGGCATGGGTGAGAAGTGGAAAACACAAAGGGCACAAGGACACAAGGACAATATATGGGATATGTTGGTCCCCCTAAAAGGTGGGGtcatgggttttatttttttatttttatatattattattaactctATCTTCACTTTAAGCATAAAGTGAGATTGTGATAATCTCTTTTTGTTTGTAGGGGATGGGGGTATTAATACATTCTATTTTGTACGGATGTTAttgtttatataatttaaaatttattatataatacaGAATTCACTAAGGATGATattttaaggttatatttggttgacGGGATAGgataagatatgtatatcttatcatatcatattttattttataagtgatGAAAAATAAGGTTTCAAGTTATATTATAAATAGAACTACAAATATGTGAACCCTTCTTTTCTTACCGGACAAGAGTTTACCTTCCTTTTCACGgaggaaaattataaaaacttcgtaaaatgactttttaaaaaatgaaaagtgtATGTTTCTTTTGTattcaaagagaaagaaagaaaaaaaaaacttttatttatttatttaattgtgacAGTTTCAGTTTTAAAACTCTTAGAAATTGCTCTTcttatttctcttatttattgGGTTGGGTCAACTCTCTTGGGCACCTAAATTTAACTTCAATAATAAGAAATGCATATcttaatatatgatttttaatgagatatgatatcctTAAATATTAAATCCAATAAACATGATATCCTAAGATAACATATCCaatatgttatgtttttttatatttattttgtagaatgaataaaaaataaaattgaatatagattattttttaatgtttaaaataaaaattatattatattctaatatttttatatttaaaaaaatttaaattttctcttaaatttaaCACTATTCatgattaatatatttaaactttagaaataattttttttattattctattcaatatataaaaataatttataaaataagtaatataaaaaattaaaattttgataaaaataaataaatgtattattcaaaatcaattctcaattattttagggtataatttttttaggaaaaaattcTAACTTATTTTATAGGAatgtatatttatatacaaaataaaaattttcaaaatattctctatttttaaattattatttataaaactttataaaaataactaaaaatactatttttattttaataacaaattctaagaaaactatttatattttctaaattagaaaacaaccccttaattttttgcttttaattttgagttatttgattaaaaaggtcATTAAATACTCAAATTTGGAAATGTAACTTTtcaccttttaattttttttttatttacaaaaacgctctcatatatatgtatatttaggtaaaaataactttttcctttaaaattttgtatgtaAATAACTGAAATGATTAAAgatgtttatattaaaaatggatTAATTTTCAAGTCAAAATATAAGAGAggttagatttataaattttagattatttaatatcttttatacaaaaaaaaaatggacgaTAAATTACAATcaggattaaaataaaattgttcatataatcaaaattttatagaaTATGCAAGATCTTATAGTATGAACTAAAACAATACCTCCAATATGgcattattcttttataaaatattgtatatattaatatattattataatattagatttttttataaaataaaaaaagttattaaaaatatccGACAAAGTAAATATAAGAAAGTAGATAGAGAAATATAAGGAAGAATCGAAAACATCGGACAAAGAAAAGACTTGTGATTCGAAGTGTAGATATAAATAATAAGGGAAATATGAGATGTTTGGAGAacttaataattgtattatcaTATGTGGACATAGGCATGGTTAATCGAATTAAGTTAAAACCTTATATATCTTTatatgaattgtttttatttttatgtcattAAACTAACATCTTTGTATTAAAGCTTTTATTCACACAGCAAATATCAAAGTTTTGGTTGAACATTTTTGAAAGAACCAAAAATGGCCTTAAAATggatcaaggaaaaaaaaaaagaaaaagccaCCAGATTCAATCTAGTTATCAAATGCAAATTCAAACATGGtcttgaaattgatttaaaaGTGCGTTTAGAagtaattttagaaagcgtttataatatttataacacttgaatgataaaaaattttaaatattaaaaatattataaacatttcttagaatcactatcaaacagaATCTTATAATGCGTTTGACAACGATTTTAGGacgtgttttaaaatttttaatacttaaaaatttttgtattctaaatatttgaaaaattagaaatattttctaaaaccacCGTGAGGCTGataagatattttaaatttttactaaaaaaaacatTACTTAAATGATGTTATCATGATGTAAACGACGGttgagaaatcattttttttttcattttaatcatTGTGCTTAGGCTTCTATTGAAGttgaagaaatatgaatatgacTAAGGTTTAATCATTGTACTTAGCTTTCCATTGAAGTGGAAGGAATATGAGTATGATTAAGCTTGCATTATAGACCAAGAACCATGAAATTAATGATCGAGAGATAAAGAAAAGTACATACACTACCAACTGTAGCAGttgggggggtgggggtggtTTTGAAATCTACTTCACTTTTAATGATTAGGTGAATACCACCACCTCACTCCATGACCAATCATTATAATCAATATACCATTATTGGAAAATCAAAGCCAACTGGCaa contains:
- the LOC100260776 gene encoding auxin-responsive protein SAUR36, producing the protein MRKIRGFKLGKRVVKFCGWFFRRSRNPSGYHRLGQSTGKTKTISRLCNWGQRLKTKAKRICSLNPGPACFSGYLPVGEEMPAATVPKGHLAVYVGQKDGDFQRVLVPVIYFNHPLFGELLRESEEEYGFQHPGGITIPCRISEFESVQTRIAACQGCRKMTWRRHYSAGCHY